Proteins from one Nakamurella multipartita DSM 44233 genomic window:
- a CDS encoding IS1380 family transposase codes for MRKCTGLYPSLRVDATGKRVVSHAGSVLLAVTADKIGIGRGLSAALAPWRRPMAVHDPGKILLDLAISLAIGGDCLADIAQLRTEPAVFGHVASDPTVSRLIDTLTADAVTALKAIDAARAAARARAWKLAGPAAPDHDRSAKAPLVVDVDATLVTAHSEKQLAAATFKKGFGFHPIGAWADHGPGGTGETLAMLLRPGNAGSNTAADHISVVKAALAQLPASSAARQPGRRVLVRTDGAGGTHEFVAWLTRQRVQYSVGFTMTTDITTQVDALPDSAWTPAYDGDGKPHGAWVAELTGVLKLTGWPTGMRVIVRAERPHPGAQLKFTDSNGNRLTTFATNTAGGQLADLELRHRRRARCEDRIRNAKDTGLNNLPLKDFTQNQVWIEVVQLAIELTAWMQMLAFTGTPARTWEPKKLRHRLFSIAARIGRRARRTWLRLSAHAPHRDLLLDGLGRLRSLPQST; via the coding sequence ATGCGGAAGTGTACCGGGCTGTACCCGTCGCTCCGAGTCGATGCCACCGGCAAGCGGGTGGTGTCACACGCCGGGTCGGTGCTGCTCGCCGTGACCGCGGACAAGATTGGCATCGGGCGGGGTTTGTCCGCGGCGCTGGCACCGTGGCGCAGGCCGATGGCGGTGCACGACCCGGGCAAGATCCTGCTGGACCTGGCGATCTCGCTGGCGATCGGCGGTGACTGCCTGGCCGACATCGCCCAGTTGCGGACCGAACCCGCGGTGTTCGGGCACGTGGCGTCCGACCCGACGGTGTCCCGGCTGATCGACACCCTCACCGCCGACGCGGTGACCGCGCTCAAGGCGATCGACGCCGCGCGGGCCGCGGCCCGCGCCCGGGCGTGGAAGCTGGCTGGACCGGCCGCGCCGGACCACGATCGGTCGGCGAAGGCGCCGCTGGTCGTGGACGTGGACGCCACCCTGGTCACCGCGCACTCCGAGAAGCAACTCGCAGCAGCAACATTCAAGAAGGGATTCGGGTTTCACCCGATCGGCGCCTGGGCCGACCACGGACCGGGCGGCACCGGCGAAACCCTGGCGATGCTGCTGCGGCCAGGCAACGCCGGATCCAACACCGCCGCCGACCACATCAGCGTGGTCAAGGCCGCGCTCGCGCAGTTGCCCGCCTCGAGCGCGGCCCGGCAGCCCGGTCGCCGCGTGTTGGTCCGCACCGACGGCGCCGGCGGCACCCACGAGTTCGTGGCCTGGCTGACCCGGCAACGGGTGCAGTACTCGGTCGGGTTCACCATGACCACCGACATCACCACCCAGGTCGACGCGCTCCCGGACTCCGCGTGGACCCCGGCGTACGACGGCGACGGCAAGCCCCACGGGGCGTGGGTGGCCGAGCTAACCGGGGTGCTCAAGCTGACCGGCTGGCCCACCGGGATGCGGGTCATCGTCCGCGCCGAACGACCCCATCCCGGCGCTCAGCTCAAGTTCACCGATTCGAACGGCAACCGGCTCACCACGTTCGCCACGAACACCGCCGGCGGGCAGCTCGCCGATCTGGAACTGCGGCACCGGCGCCGCGCCCGCTGCGAGGACCGGATCCGCAACGCCAAGGACACCGGCCTGAACAACCTGCCCCTCAAGGACTTCACGCAGAACCAGGTATGGATCGAGGTCGTGCAACTGGCCATCGAACTGACCGCGTGGATGCAGATGCTCGCATTCACCGGCACCCCGGCCCGGACCTGGGAACCCAAGAAGCTGCGGCACCGCCTGTTCAGCATCGCTGCCCGGATCGGCCGCAGAGCCCGCCGCACCTGGCTCCGCCTGTCCGCCCACGCACCCCACCGCGACCTGCTCCTGGATGGCCTGGGCCGGCTCCGGAGCCTGCCGCAATCAACCTGA
- a CDS encoding Clp protease N-terminal domain-containing protein: MPLRELCETVWEAMSAELTNSEVMRQLVAESRDELSAESEALSNDLDESQPDDDRSISDRFAFDRFTQPARFVIVVAQEEARSIGHNYIGAEHLFLGVLYQAQELNGELGSLLNGFGVFLDTSRKLLIKFVGRGRYHEQGHLAFAPHAKKALAVAYTRAMKRKADVEVSDILAGVVSIDGFWSRIVGCQVDPAQVFRFAMVNCSVEYLQVVEGK, from the coding sequence GTGCCGCTTCGTGAGCTCTGTGAGACGGTGTGGGAAGCCATGTCAGCGGAGTTGACGAATAGCGAAGTCATGCGTCAACTTGTCGCTGAATCCCGTGACGAGCTGAGCGCAGAGTCCGAGGCACTTTCGAATGATCTTGATGAGTCGCAGCCTGATGACGATCGCTCTATTTCCGACAGGTTTGCTTTCGATAGGTTCACGCAACCGGCTCGATTCGTGATAGTCGTCGCACAAGAGGAGGCTCGGTCGATAGGCCACAACTATATAGGCGCCGAACACCTATTCCTTGGGGTACTATACCAAGCACAAGAGCTCAACGGCGAGTTAGGGTCCCTATTGAACGGGTTTGGAGTTTTCCTGGACACAAGCCGGAAACTCCTCATAAAGTTCGTTGGACGTGGCCGATACCACGAACAAGGTCACCTAGCGTTCGCGCCCCATGCGAAGAAGGCGCTCGCAGTAGCCTATACGCGAGCAATGAAGCGCAAGGCTGATGTCGAGGTGTCGGATATCCTGGCGGGTGTCGTGTCTATCGACGGCTTTTGGTCGCGCATAGTCGGGTGCCAGGTTGATCCTGCCCAGGTCTTTCGATTTGCGATGGTCAACTGCTCCGTGGAGTACCTGCAGGTCGTCGAGGGCAAGTAG
- a CDS encoding helix-turn-helix domain-containing protein has product MTANNPTLDPIPAPSPENTEQLGFTVGVGPDQTVTTRPACRRWGHFKPSRLDLPTPVVGPSRTANPGPDQTVRATWARYTRDLGINLARAREAIGLSQERVAHAAGISTFTYRKLEKGESNPGSSANPRLRTLVALAEVLETDVNAILPGNSPSIAAGRT; this is encoded by the coding sequence ATGACAGCGAACAACCCCACCCTCGACCCCATCCCTGCCCCTTCACCCGAGAACACCGAACAACTCGGATTCACCGTCGGGGTGGGGCCAGATCAAACCGTCACAACGCGCCCGGCGTGTCGAAGGTGGGGCCACTTCAAACCGTCACGCCTCGACCTGCCGACACCGGTGGTGGGGCCAAGTCGAACCGCCAACCCGGGGCCAGATCAGACTGTCAGGGCCACGTGGGCGCGTTACACCCGTGACCTGGGCATCAACCTGGCCAGGGCACGTGAGGCCATCGGCCTGAGCCAGGAACGCGTCGCCCACGCCGCCGGCATCTCGACCTTCACCTACCGGAAGCTGGAGAAGGGCGAGTCGAACCCTGGCAGTTCTGCCAACCCGCGGCTGCGGACCCTCGTGGCGCTGGCCGAGGTCCTGGAGACAGACGTCAACGCGATCCTTCCTGGCAACTCGCCGAGTATCGCGGCAGGACGGACGTAG
- the istA gene encoding IS21 family transposase, with protein MGSRVGLFAVIRRDARVEGLSIRELADRHHVHRRTVRQAMASALPPPRKTPVRVSRKLEPFKVTIDDWLRADLDAPRKQRHTAKRVLDRLLDEHGAADVSYSTVRDYVARRRPEIAAAAGRTLSQGFVPQTHEPGGEAEVDFADLWVVLRGVKTKTFLFTLRLSYSGKAVHRAFATQGQEAFLEGHVHAFTELGGTPIDKIRYDNLKAAVSRVLFGRGREESGRWVAFRSHFGFDAFYCHPGQEGAHEKGGVEGEGGRFRRNHCVPMPVVDSIEQLNELLVAADAKDNYRRIASRTNTVAQDWAFERDTLRPLPSEVFPTWLTLTPRVDRYARVTVRQRHYSVPARFIGRRVRVQLGASSVTAFDGRTVIATHERVMLKGGQSLVLDHYLEVLQRKPGALPNATALVQARASGMFTAAHEAFWAAARKAHGDSGGTRALIEVLLLHRHLAASDVIAGITAALTVGSVSPDVVAVQARKTAHQCSADAVIASPNTTPAGDRVVSLTERRLAELPADSRPLPSVSQYDELLTRESS; from the coding sequence ATGGGGTCGAGGGTGGGGTTGTTCGCTGTCATCCGGCGCGACGCCCGGGTCGAGGGATTGTCGATCCGCGAGCTCGCTGATCGGCATCACGTGCACCGCAGAACCGTTCGGCAGGCGATGGCCAGTGCGTTACCGCCGCCGCGGAAGACACCGGTGCGGGTCTCCCGGAAGCTCGAACCGTTCAAGGTCACGATCGACGACTGGCTGCGGGCGGACCTGGACGCGCCGAGGAAGCAACGCCACACCGCGAAGCGGGTGCTGGACCGGCTCCTCGACGAACACGGCGCCGCCGATGTGTCGTACTCGACGGTGCGGGATTACGTCGCCCGGCGACGCCCGGAGATCGCCGCCGCGGCCGGCCGGACCTTGTCGCAGGGTTTCGTCCCGCAGACCCATGAGCCGGGTGGTGAGGCCGAGGTCGACTTTGCCGATCTGTGGGTCGTGCTGCGCGGGGTGAAGACCAAGACGTTCCTGTTCACCCTGCGCCTGTCGTATTCCGGGAAGGCGGTGCACCGGGCGTTCGCCACCCAGGGCCAGGAGGCGTTCCTGGAAGGTCATGTGCACGCGTTCACCGAACTGGGCGGCACCCCGATCGACAAGATCCGCTACGACAACCTCAAAGCCGCGGTGTCCCGGGTGCTGTTCGGTCGTGGCCGGGAGGAATCCGGCCGGTGGGTGGCGTTCCGATCCCATTTCGGGTTCGATGCGTTCTACTGCCACCCCGGGCAGGAAGGTGCCCACGAGAAGGGCGGCGTCGAAGGCGAGGGCGGCCGGTTCCGCCGCAACCACTGCGTCCCGATGCCGGTCGTGGACTCCATCGAGCAGCTCAATGAGCTGCTCGTCGCGGCGGACGCGAAGGATAACTACCGGCGGATCGCGAGCCGCACCAACACCGTCGCCCAGGACTGGGCGTTCGAACGGGACACGCTGCGGCCGTTGCCGTCCGAGGTGTTCCCGACCTGGCTGACTCTGACCCCCAGGGTTGACCGGTATGCCCGGGTGACCGTCCGGCAACGGCACTACTCGGTGCCGGCCCGGTTCATCGGCCGCCGGGTCCGGGTGCAGCTCGGCGCTTCATCGGTGACCGCGTTCGACGGTCGCACCGTCATCGCCACCCATGAACGGGTCATGCTCAAGGGCGGCCAGTCCCTGGTCCTGGACCACTACCTCGAGGTGCTGCAACGCAAACCCGGCGCACTGCCCAACGCGACCGCGTTGGTGCAGGCCCGCGCGTCCGGAATGTTCACCGCGGCGCATGAGGCGTTCTGGGCCGCCGCCCGCAAGGCTCATGGTGACTCCGGCGGCACCCGAGCGTTGATCGAGGTGCTGCTGCTGCACCGGCACCTGGCCGCCTCCGATGTGATCGCGGGGATCACCGCCGCTCTCACGGTGGGCTCGGTCAGCCCGGACGTCGTCGCTGTCCAGGCCCGCAAAACCGCGCACCAGTGCAGCGCAGACGCAGTGATCGCATCACCGAACACCACACCGGCCGGGGATCGGGTGGTCAGCCTGACCGAGCGGCGCCTGGCGGAGCTGCCCGCCGACTCGCGCCCGTTGCCGTCGGTGTCGCAGTACGACGAGCTGCTGACCAGGGAATCGTCATGA
- the istB gene encoding IS21-like element helper ATPase IstB, whose amino-acid sequence MTATRRGVTEEAAVAAVDSACRLLRLPTIRSRFGEIASAAEREQLTYLGFLAELVMAECDDRDKRRSIRQITAAGFPRPKRIEEFDFAANTSITPAVINQLATCAWVKTGQPLCLIGDSGTGKTHLLIALGTAAAEKGYRVRYTLASKLVNELVEAADEKQLSKTIARYGRVDLLCIDELGYMELDRRGAELLFQVLTEREEKSAIAIASNEAFSGWTKTFTDPRLCAAIVDRLTFAGQIIETGTTSYRLAHARAAKSK is encoded by the coding sequence ATGACCGCGACCCGACGGGGCGTCACCGAGGAAGCCGCCGTCGCTGCGGTCGATTCCGCCTGCCGGCTGCTGCGATTGCCGACGATCCGGTCCCGGTTCGGCGAGATCGCATCCGCGGCGGAACGAGAACAACTGACCTACCTCGGATTCCTCGCCGAACTGGTCATGGCCGAGTGCGATGACCGGGACAAACGACGATCCATCCGGCAGATCACCGCGGCCGGATTCCCTCGCCCGAAACGGATCGAGGAGTTCGACTTCGCCGCCAACACCTCCATCACGCCGGCGGTCATCAACCAGCTCGCGACCTGCGCATGGGTCAAGACCGGTCAACCGCTGTGCCTGATCGGCGACTCCGGCACCGGCAAAACCCACCTGCTGATCGCGCTCGGCACCGCCGCCGCCGAGAAGGGCTACCGGGTCCGCTACACCCTGGCGTCCAAGCTCGTGAACGAACTCGTCGAAGCTGCCGACGAGAAACAACTGTCGAAGACGATCGCCCGCTACGGCCGAGTCGACCTCCTCTGCATCGACGAACTTGGCTACATGGAACTCGACCGCCGCGGCGCCGAACTGCTGTTCCAGGTCCTCACCGAACGAGAAGAGAAGTCCGCCATCGCCATCGCCTCCAACGAAGCATTCTCAGGTTGGACGAAGACCTTCACCGACCCCCGGCTCTGCGCCGCCATCGTCGACCGACTCACCTTCGCCGGTCAAATCATCGAAACCGGGACCACCAGCTACCGGCTCGCCCACGCCCGAGCCGCAAAGAGCAAGTAG
- a CDS encoding AlbA family DNA-binding domain-containing protein, with amino-acid sequence MHLSEPADINPFTETLQGGLFACLPGRHGVKTRGRCGGDRRLPLEKLELLLGSERGARIASGQPDSVCFMVESTWAPESEHELRSVVEAGMLTETHHLDIKREIGVKPGDRAELARDLAQFAIDGGAVIVGVEEDKATRTWTLTPQKLVGLQERIEQIANSQIDPPLSIAIRVLALAEDPTQGYVVIQVPVSPRAPHMVGGIYYGRGETRRNRLSDAEVTRYHAARRDTTSRIEDLLQAEIDRDPIIAAGQARRGHLYLVAQPEIDHDELALTLLESAQGPMAEPYRTITAGAEQFVHQSVRIYEPSPGYASSIAIRSTGRAYCSQTLSDGRRYRPDGDFESDTVDIEVHEDGGIRAMVGRMTEEYAGRNSRSTPESVIFDGLAVAYAVRLVHWARMLSVLTGYHSGWLFGIAATGLEGRRSLVWAQRFPPRGPHYDQDSYRRTTTATLTEMTEHPGVVAKRLIGALLRGLGTTEEFQEAFSQPQN; translated from the coding sequence ATGCATCTTTCTGAACCGGCAGACATAAACCCGTTCACGGAAACGCTTCAAGGTGGGCTATTCGCATGCCTCCCAGGTCGCCATGGTGTCAAAACGCGTGGAAGGTGTGGCGGTGACCGCCGCCTGCCGTTAGAAAAGCTCGAGTTGCTGTTGGGCTCCGAGCGCGGCGCACGGATCGCAAGCGGTCAACCAGATAGTGTCTGCTTTATGGTCGAAAGCACTTGGGCACCAGAGTCTGAGCACGAATTGCGGTCTGTGGTCGAGGCTGGGATGTTGACAGAGACTCACCACCTGGATATCAAGCGCGAGATCGGCGTCAAACCGGGCGACCGGGCCGAGCTGGCGCGCGACCTCGCTCAGTTCGCCATCGATGGTGGCGCTGTCATCGTCGGCGTCGAAGAGGACAAGGCCACAAGAACTTGGACGCTGACACCACAGAAGTTGGTGGGCCTGCAGGAGCGCATCGAGCAGATCGCGAACAGCCAGATCGATCCTCCGCTGTCGATCGCGATCCGCGTACTGGCGCTTGCGGAAGACCCAACTCAGGGCTACGTCGTGATCCAGGTCCCAGTCTCGCCGCGGGCACCCCACATGGTCGGTGGCATCTACTACGGCCGTGGTGAGACCCGTCGCAATAGGCTATCCGACGCGGAGGTAACGCGGTACCACGCCGCACGTCGCGACACGACGAGCCGGATCGAGGACCTGCTGCAGGCCGAGATCGACCGGGATCCGATCATCGCCGCTGGGCAGGCACGGCGCGGTCACTTGTATCTGGTCGCGCAGCCCGAAATCGACCACGACGAACTTGCTCTTACACTGCTTGAAAGCGCGCAAGGGCCGATGGCGGAACCGTACCGCACGATCACAGCTGGAGCCGAGCAGTTCGTCCACCAGAGTGTTCGAATCTATGAACCGTCACCTGGCTATGCGTCATCTATCGCGATACGGTCGACGGGGCGTGCGTACTGCAGTCAAACGCTCTCGGATGGCCGACGATACCGACCCGACGGTGATTTCGAGAGTGATACTGTCGATATCGAAGTGCACGAAGACGGTGGGATACGGGCCATGGTCGGCCGCATGACCGAGGAATATGCTGGTCGCAACAGTCGAAGCACGCCAGAGTCAGTCATTTTCGACGGCCTCGCAGTCGCATATGCGGTCCGGCTGGTTCATTGGGCGCGGATGCTATCAGTACTCACTGGGTACCACTCGGGGTGGCTGTTCGGTATCGCAGCAACCGGCCTCGAAGGCCGCCGCAGTCTTGTCTGGGCTCAGAGATTTCCACCCCGAGGCCCGCACTACGACCAAGACAGCTACCGGCGAACGACAACGGCGACACTCACCGAAATGACCGAACATCCGGGAGTCGTAGCTAAAAGGCTCATTGGAGCATTACTCCGCGGACTCGGGACGACCGAAGAGTTTCAGGAGGCGTTCAGCCAGCCACAGAATTGA
- a CDS encoding COG3415 family protein, whose amino-acid sequence MPVFPKVTVTQSSHSSRRRAPVKIGARVSAGIKQEVAAAYEAGSSARAVARKYDLTKNTVIEALRELGIPLRPAGLGGAQVEEAIKLYEAGKSCAQVAAILGEYPSTVNETLKRHGVQMRGRRGGRQATREK is encoded by the coding sequence ATGCCCGTCTTCCCGAAGGTCACGGTCACGCAGTCCAGCCACTCCTCTCGCCGCCGTGCACCAGTCAAGATCGGTGCGCGGGTCTCCGCCGGCATCAAACAGGAAGTCGCTGCGGCCTACGAAGCCGGATCCTCCGCTCGAGCCGTTGCCCGCAAGTACGACCTGACCAAGAACACCGTCATTGAGGCGCTTCGCGAACTCGGCATACCACTCCGGCCAGCCGGCCTTGGCGGAGCCCAGGTCGAGGAGGCCATCAAGCTCTACGAGGCAGGCAAGTCCTGTGCTCAGGTCGCTGCGATCCTGGGCGAGTATCCGTCGACAGTCAACGAGACGCTCAAGCGCCACGGTGTTCAGATGCGTGGCAGGCGGGGTGGTAGGCAGGCCACACGAGAGAAGTGA
- a CDS encoding IS110 family transposase, producing MPTVADSVDAVIGGDTHVDTTSLSVVSPVGAVIEQITIDNDEQGYAQVVTWILRVVPSGRFLVGLEGTRSYGAGLCRALEAVGIRVVEVERPSRGERGRRGKSDPGDAVLAARKVLAMAVERVPAPRTGEGVREALRLLVVDREQMTRHRTQLHNQLLAELLTGTAEHQALRRKGLSGTDLEKLAKSRCRGGRPIEEQARLVVLRRKANAIIQLDQQIRDNGKSLTTIVQDAAPQLLKQVGVGPVVAAQLIVSYSHHGRCRDEAAFAALAGASPVPASSGRIVRHRLNRGGDRQLNRALHTVAVTRAQWDERTQDYIRRRSGSLTAKEIRRMLKRYIAREMFKILRTIEALNPTMTNGQAATAA from the coding sequence ATGCCTACTGTGGCAGATTCGGTCGACGCCGTCATCGGCGGTGACACCCATGTGGACACGACGAGTTTGTCTGTGGTGTCCCCGGTCGGGGCGGTGATCGAGCAGATCACGATCGACAACGACGAGCAGGGTTACGCCCAGGTGGTGACCTGGATCCTGCGGGTGGTGCCTTCCGGCCGGTTCCTGGTCGGGTTGGAGGGCACCCGCAGCTACGGTGCGGGGCTGTGCCGGGCGTTGGAAGCGGTCGGGATCCGGGTCGTCGAGGTCGAGCGGCCCTCCCGCGGGGAGCGGGGCCGGCGCGGCAAGTCCGACCCGGGCGATGCGGTGCTAGCCGCTCGTAAGGTGCTGGCCATGGCGGTGGAGCGGGTACCGGCGCCGCGGACCGGCGAGGGAGTGCGGGAGGCGTTGCGGCTGCTGGTGGTGGACCGGGAACAGATGACCCGGCACCGGACCCAGCTGCACAACCAGCTGCTGGCCGAGCTGCTCACCGGCACCGCCGAGCACCAGGCGCTGCGCCGAAAAGGTTTGAGTGGAACAGATCTGGAGAAGCTGGCCAAGTCTCGTTGCCGGGGTGGGCGGCCGATCGAGGAGCAGGCCCGGCTGGTCGTGCTGCGCCGCAAGGCGAACGCGATCATCCAGTTGGATCAGCAGATCCGGGACAACGGCAAGAGCCTGACGACGATCGTTCAGGACGCTGCTCCGCAGCTGCTCAAGCAGGTCGGCGTCGGCCCGGTCGTCGCCGCCCAGCTGATCGTGTCCTACAGCCACCACGGCCGCTGCCGGGACGAGGCGGCGTTCGCGGCGCTGGCCGGGGCCAGCCCGGTCCCGGCGTCCAGCGGCCGGATCGTGCGGCACCGGCTCAACCGGGGCGGCGACCGCCAACTGAACCGGGCCCTGCACACCGTCGCGGTCACCCGGGCCCAGTGGGACGAGCGAACCCAGGACTACATCCGCCGGCGCAGCGGCAGCCTGACGGCCAAAGAGATCCGCCGGATGCTCAAGCGGTACATCGCCCGCGAGATGTTCAAGATCCTGCGCACCATCGAGGCGTTGAACCCGACGATGACCAACGGTCAGGCCGCCACGGCCGCCTGA